A window from Cryptomeria japonica chromosome 1, Sugi_1.0, whole genome shotgun sequence encodes these proteins:
- the LOC131065324 gene encoding meiosis-specific protein ASY3 isoform X2 encodes MEVDRKHKFKREEKQPWTWKSKEVAGKENSSFTTDSRSRKASIGITVAFSKRNLNVYEVPPLKPETEAYSSVRGRKTWTPLTPLKPQMMAPATNQRQQDDIICPNPQELQLQSTQIVEEVYANRKSPLHSTGFAARRETNFVKYERRGKKENLVGELCIERSHHVKFNFNPSSPSQEKNTTDDKSSEIALRKKLRNALGSLKSLSPEKQQPQAAAPQNEPKSDTIETEWEEAQQIAKPVKSRVQQRGKRKPSPPLHEHIFSFDQDEVECERKPTKLSRMFTKTHPNTNAGLKLLLQTSPEKIIQQSSTDTEIQNHRSPSPAATAIRSPAEIKTHPDTNEGLKPPLQTSPKKIIQESSTDTEIQNHRSPSPAATAIRSPAEMPATTTFAESPSACLLARLRQRKGHMLVSDEKARVEPHKEASPLFIARDVISRSSARAYRNRVIETETKICRRRQVKRKSREQSPHKECAPHDEDGSDDSSDLMGVVKHFAGILQKFKKKLKMEVDRNKTQILNSASHDIYTEVDRIRSQIQSEIAKYTNLCKAKHRQWEAHLQDEKEKLELIHEKFNKDLAQLTQSWQTIFSQIEGEEIELKSIAERQKVSHRKLVSQMQETIESQLAYAEAKIAAVRKAAGNNMQALKRVMGQTF; translated from the exons ATGGAGGTGGATCGGAAGCACAAGTTCAAGCGGGAGGAGAAGCAGCCATGGACATGGAAGAGCAAG GAAGTGGCAGGGAAGGAAAATTCCAGCTTTACAACTGACTCTCGATCTCGTAAAGCTTCAATAGGTATAACTGTTGCCTTTTCAAAGAGAAACCTTAATGTTTACGAGGTGCCGCCATTAAAGCCTGAAACAGAAGCTTATTCTAGTGTTCGCGGAAGGAAGACATGGACACCTCTCACTCCTCTTAAACCTCAAATGATGGCTCCTGCCACAAATCAGCGGCAGCAGGACGATATTATTTGTCCAAATCCACAGGAACTGCAACTGCAATCCACACAAATAGTGGAGGAGGTTTATGCAAATAGGAAGTCGCCGCTGCATTCCACTGGTTTTGCAGCCCGGCGAGAAACTAATTTCGTCAAATACGAGCGCAGGGGGAAGAAAGAAAACCTAGTTGGAGAATTGTGCATCGAGAGAAGCCATCATGTCAAATTTAATTTCAATCCTTCTTCTCCTTCTCAGGAAAAAAATACAACCGACGACAAAAGCTCGGAAATCGCGCTGAGAAAGAAATTAAGGAACGCTCTTGGTTCGCTGAAGTCATTGTCACCTGAAAAGCAACAACCACAAGCCGCTGCCCCTCAAAATGAGCCCAAATCTGACACTATCGAGACTGAGTGGGAAGAAGCACAGCAAATCGCAAAGCCTGTGAAGTCAAGAGTACAGCAAAGGGGAAAGAGAAAGCCGTCCCCTCCTCTGCATGAGCACATTTTTTCATTCGATCAGGATGAAGTTGAATGCGAGCGAAAACCTACGAAATTATCTCGTATGTTTACAAAGACACACCCTAACACCAACGCAGGCTTGAAGCTGCTGCTTCAAACTTCTCCCGAGAAGATAATTCAACAGAGCTCCACAGATACAGAAATACAGAATCACCGCTCTCCAAGCCCTGCAGCCACAGCCATACGCTCTCCCGCGGAAATAAAGACACACCCTGACACCAACGAAGGCTTGAAGCCCCCGCTTCAAACTTCTCCCAAGAAAATAATTCAAGAGAGCTCCACAGATACAGAAATACAGAATCACCGCTCTCCAAGCCCTGCAGCCACAGCAATACGCTCTCCCGCGGAAATGCCTGCCACCACCACCTTCGCTGAATCTCCCTCGGCATGCCTC CTCGCCCGGCTTCGGCAGAGGAAAGGCCATATGCTGGTATCCGATGAGAAGGCAAGAGTGGAGCCACACAAGGAAGCATCACCGTTATTTATTGCAAGAG ATGTCATTAGTCGGTCATCTGCAAGAGCCTATCGCAATAGGGTAATTGAGACAGAGACTAAGATATGCAGGCGGCGGCAAGTGAaaagaaaatcaagggaacaaTCCCCGCACAAAG AGTGTGCGCCCCATGATGAAGATGGAAGTGATGATTCAAGCGATCTCATGGG GGTAGTAAAACACTTCGCAGGCATACTGCAAAAGTTCAAGAAAAAACTCAAGATGGAAGTAGACAGGAATAAAACTCAAATTCTAAACAGTGCCTCGCATGATATATACACTGAAGTCGACAGAATTCGATCCCAAATCCAATCTGAAAT AGCTAAATATACAAATTTGTGCAAAGCAAAGCATAGACAATGGGAAGCCCATCTACAAG ATGAGAAGGAGAAACTTGAACTAATTCATGAAAAGTTCAATAAAGATTTAGCCCAGCTTACCCAGTCTTGGCAAACTATTTTCTCTCAGATTGAGGGAGAAGAAATTGAACTGAAAAGCATTGCTGAAAGACAGA AAGTGTCACACAGGAAGCTTGTATCTCAAATGCAAGAAACAATAGAGTCTCAGCTTGCTTATGCTGAAGCCAAGATTGCGGCTGTTCGCAAG GCTGCTGGAAACAATATGCAGGCACTTAAACGTGTGATGGGACAGACATTTTAG
- the LOC131065324 gene encoding meiosis-specific protein ASY3 isoform X1 translates to MEVDRKHKFKREEKQPWTWKSKEVAGKENSSFTTDSRSRKASIGITVAFSKRNLNVYEVPPLKPETEAYSSVRGRKTWTPLTPLKPQMMAPATNQRQQDDIICPNPQELQLQSTQIVEEVYANRKSPLHSTGFAARRETNFVKYERRGKKENLVGELCIERSHHVKFNFNPSSPSQEKNTTDDKSSEIALRKKLRNALGSLKSLSPEKQQPQAAAPQNEPKSDTIETEWEEAQQIAKPVKSRVQQRGKRKPSPPLHEHIFSFDQDEVECERKPTKLSRMFTKTHPNTNAGLKLLLQTSPEKIIQQSSTDTEIQNHRSPSPAATAIRSPAEIKTHPDTNEGLKPPLQTSPKKIIQESSTDTEIQNHRSPSPAATAIRSPAEMPATTTFAESPSACLLARLRQRKGHMLVSDEKARVEPHKEASPLFIAREDVISRSSARAYRNRVIETETKICRRRQVKRKSREQSPHKECAPHDEDGSDDSSDLMGVVKHFAGILQKFKKKLKMEVDRNKTQILNSASHDIYTEVDRIRSQIQSEIAKYTNLCKAKHRQWEAHLQDEKEKLELIHEKFNKDLAQLTQSWQTIFSQIEGEEIELKSIAERQKVSHRKLVSQMQETIESQLAYAEAKIAAVRKAAGNNMQALKRVMGQTF, encoded by the exons ATGGAGGTGGATCGGAAGCACAAGTTCAAGCGGGAGGAGAAGCAGCCATGGACATGGAAGAGCAAG GAAGTGGCAGGGAAGGAAAATTCCAGCTTTACAACTGACTCTCGATCTCGTAAAGCTTCAATAGGTATAACTGTTGCCTTTTCAAAGAGAAACCTTAATGTTTACGAGGTGCCGCCATTAAAGCCTGAAACAGAAGCTTATTCTAGTGTTCGCGGAAGGAAGACATGGACACCTCTCACTCCTCTTAAACCTCAAATGATGGCTCCTGCCACAAATCAGCGGCAGCAGGACGATATTATTTGTCCAAATCCACAGGAACTGCAACTGCAATCCACACAAATAGTGGAGGAGGTTTATGCAAATAGGAAGTCGCCGCTGCATTCCACTGGTTTTGCAGCCCGGCGAGAAACTAATTTCGTCAAATACGAGCGCAGGGGGAAGAAAGAAAACCTAGTTGGAGAATTGTGCATCGAGAGAAGCCATCATGTCAAATTTAATTTCAATCCTTCTTCTCCTTCTCAGGAAAAAAATACAACCGACGACAAAAGCTCGGAAATCGCGCTGAGAAAGAAATTAAGGAACGCTCTTGGTTCGCTGAAGTCATTGTCACCTGAAAAGCAACAACCACAAGCCGCTGCCCCTCAAAATGAGCCCAAATCTGACACTATCGAGACTGAGTGGGAAGAAGCACAGCAAATCGCAAAGCCTGTGAAGTCAAGAGTACAGCAAAGGGGAAAGAGAAAGCCGTCCCCTCCTCTGCATGAGCACATTTTTTCATTCGATCAGGATGAAGTTGAATGCGAGCGAAAACCTACGAAATTATCTCGTATGTTTACAAAGACACACCCTAACACCAACGCAGGCTTGAAGCTGCTGCTTCAAACTTCTCCCGAGAAGATAATTCAACAGAGCTCCACAGATACAGAAATACAGAATCACCGCTCTCCAAGCCCTGCAGCCACAGCCATACGCTCTCCCGCGGAAATAAAGACACACCCTGACACCAACGAAGGCTTGAAGCCCCCGCTTCAAACTTCTCCCAAGAAAATAATTCAAGAGAGCTCCACAGATACAGAAATACAGAATCACCGCTCTCCAAGCCCTGCAGCCACAGCAATACGCTCTCCCGCGGAAATGCCTGCCACCACCACCTTCGCTGAATCTCCCTCGGCATGCCTC CTCGCCCGGCTTCGGCAGAGGAAAGGCCATATGCTGGTATCCGATGAGAAGGCAAGAGTGGAGCCACACAAGGAAGCATCACCGTTATTTATTGCAAGAG AAGATGTCATTAGTCGGTCATCTGCAAGAGCCTATCGCAATAGGGTAATTGAGACAGAGACTAAGATATGCAGGCGGCGGCAAGTGAaaagaaaatcaagggaacaaTCCCCGCACAAAG AGTGTGCGCCCCATGATGAAGATGGAAGTGATGATTCAAGCGATCTCATGGG GGTAGTAAAACACTTCGCAGGCATACTGCAAAAGTTCAAGAAAAAACTCAAGATGGAAGTAGACAGGAATAAAACTCAAATTCTAAACAGTGCCTCGCATGATATATACACTGAAGTCGACAGAATTCGATCCCAAATCCAATCTGAAAT AGCTAAATATACAAATTTGTGCAAAGCAAAGCATAGACAATGGGAAGCCCATCTACAAG ATGAGAAGGAGAAACTTGAACTAATTCATGAAAAGTTCAATAAAGATTTAGCCCAGCTTACCCAGTCTTGGCAAACTATTTTCTCTCAGATTGAGGGAGAAGAAATTGAACTGAAAAGCATTGCTGAAAGACAGA AAGTGTCACACAGGAAGCTTGTATCTCAAATGCAAGAAACAATAGAGTCTCAGCTTGCTTATGCTGAAGCCAAGATTGCGGCTGTTCGCAAG GCTGCTGGAAACAATATGCAGGCACTTAAACGTGTGATGGGACAGACATTTTAG